A window of Zingiber officinale cultivar Zhangliang chromosome 5A, Zo_v1.1, whole genome shotgun sequence contains these coding sequences:
- the LOC121982143 gene encoding putative E3 ubiquitin-protein ligase LIN-1 isoform X1 — protein sequence MAASLRELLAQESSQLYSNRSKSTSSPLVSARRRSFDRPRRCAGQRSEPSNSNSRSTTVSAAGYDDDDPVVDEAALCGVVSVLSGYAGRFLKDADFRRRLRDKCAACIVTARKGAATHAVLTNLEMGIESIERLAEEGPYIGGAGDSKIRSLRNSIRLLSVVASLNSPRSRAGLYTCGVPNAHLSACAQLYLAVVYKIERNDRVSAKHLLQVFVDAPYLARKNLLPDLWDHFLLPHLLHLKVWYTKEVELVASWEAADREQKMKSLNMTYNDQMDAGTAQFAVYYRDWIKVDGKAPPIPTVSLPPRPSYLEPWGKRSLSLSRSSINKNLYQAVFGLSLEREETGDGILIDDAKLVSETQLAADSDSTDRGNGVHVSQCGFSRQNDVGVRQRETDKVQENLISRAELIPRKSHSFRLFSCRSVPDAATVHHVPTPKKEFAVVAQKTDNNMQPLNLSKAIGLISESDNLKECEVAIHIIAKAWRDSHRDATLVTALSTSSVIEGFLEVNFTSTDDDVLELSISILAELVARNDVNRQIVLHADPQLEIFLRLLRSKNIFLKAAVVLYLLRPKAKQMLSVDWIPLVLRVMDHGDASQSLFAIKCHPRTAAFYLLDQLLTGFDVDRNVENSKQLVALGGLDLLMRRLEIGDSHETHCASILARCVRADGSCREYLAENINKASIVQLLLCNQMKSNSSAITLLSEMVCLNRTTQIITFLKEFRNAGYMNAMHVLLVYLQQAPNEQRPLAAALLLQLDQLGDPLRHSMYREDAVDALITALEHNLHNRKIQEKCSRALLLLAGRFSHSGEDTAEAWLLRRAGLQDSFSDSFRSREIFLDETVRPEEEEKATEEWLRKLAITLLTSGNKRFLVALSNCISEGIPSLSRSCLVTVAWMSSSLASWQNANHLLFHACSTLAPRLFESLSYHKAQEERVLASLSLFNFVRYPECLPMLFPLDKETVCSLQDLSQVTWTAKELLFASCR from the exons ATGGCTGCTTCTCTCCGGGAGCTCCTCGCTCAGGAAAGCTCACAGCTTTACTCCAACCGCAGTAAATCCACGAGCTCCCCACTTGTCTCCGCCAGGCGCCGGAGCTTCGACCGCCCCCGCCGCTGCGCCGGCCAACGCTCCGAACCTTCCAACTCCAATTCCAGGTCAACTACCGTGAGCGCTGCTGGATACGACGATGATGACCCGGTTGTTGACGAGGCCGCGCTCTGCGGTGTCGTTTCCGTCCTCTCCGGCTACGCCGGCCGGTTCTTGAAGGATGCTGACTTCCGGAGACGGTTGCGGGATAAATGTGCGGCGTGCATCGTCACGGCCCGGAAGGGCGCCGCCACCCATGCCGTGCTCACGAACTTGGAGATGGGGATCGAGAGCATCGAGAGGCTGGCGGAGGAAGGCCCCTACATCGGCGGCGCTGGGGACTCCAAGATCCGATCTTTGCGGAACTCCATCCGGCTGCTGAGCGTGGTGGCGTCGCTCAACTCCCCCCGGTCGCGGGCCGGCCTCTACACCTGCGGCGTGCCCAACGCCCACCTCTCCGCCTGCGCCCAACTCTACCTCGCCGTCGTGTACAAGATCGAGAGGAACGACCGCGTCTCTGCCAAGCACCTCCTCCAGGTGTTCGTGGATGCGCCCTACCTTGCGCGCAAGAACCTTCTTCCCGATCTCTGGGATCATTTCCTGCTTCCGCACCTGCTTCATCTCAAGGTGTGGTACACCAAAGAAGTGGAGCTCGTCGCCAGCTGGGAGGCGGCGGACAGGGAGCAGAAGATGAAAAGCTTGAACATGACTTACAACGATCAGATGGACGCCGGCACCGCTCAATTCGCAGTATACTACAGGGACTGGATTAAGGTTGACGGCAAGGCGCCGCCCATTCCCACCGTGTCTTTGCCACCGAGGCCCAGCTACCTCGAACCATGGGGCAAGAGATCTCTGTCTCTCTCACGGAGTTCCATCAATAAGAACCT ATATCAAGCAGTTTTTGGTCTGTCATTGGAACGAGAAGAAACTGGCGATGGCATCCTCATTGATGATGCTAAATTAGTCTCAGAAACTCAATTGGCTGCTGATTCAGATAGCACCGATCGTGGGAACGGTGTCCATGTGAGTCAATGCGGCTTCTCTCG ACAGAATGATGTTGGTGTTAGGCAAAGAGAGACGGATAAAGTGCAAGAGAATTTAATCTCTAGAGCAGAATTGATACCACGCAAATCGCATTCTTTTAGGTTATTCTCATGTCGGAGTGTGCCAGATGCTGCTACCGTGCATCATGTGCCAACTCCCAAGAAGGAATTTGCAGTGGTTGCTCAAAAAACAGACAATAACATGCAACCACTGAATCTTAGCAAAGCAATTGGCTTAATTTCAGAATCTGATAATCTCAAAGAATGTGAAGTTGCAATTCACATAATTGCAAAAGCTTGGCGTGATTCACATAGAGATGCTACGCTTGTGACAGCACTGTCTACATCATCTGTGATCGAGGGCTTTCTTGAGGTAAATTTCACCTCTACAGATGATGATGTGCTAGAGTTATCTATCTCAATCTTAGCAGAGTTGGTTGCAAGAAATGACGTGAACAGACAGATAGTACTGCATGCAGATCCACAGCTTGAAATTTTCTTAAGACTGTTGAGAAGTAAAAATATATTCTTGAAGGCAGCAGTAGTCCTTTACCTGTTACGACCAAAGGCTAAGCAAATGCTATCTGTCGACTGGATACCATTGGTATTGCGGGTTATGGACCATGGCGATGCTTCGCAAAGTCTGTTTGCTATAAAATGTCATCCCCGAACGGCTGCATTCTACCTCTTAGATCAGCTTCTTACGGGCTTTGATGTGGACCGAAATGTAGAGAACTCGAAACAGTTGGTTGCTCTTGGTGGATTGGACCTGCTGATGAGAAGACTTGAAATAGGTGATTCTCATGAGACGCACTGTGCTTCAATCTTAGCAAGATGTGTCAGAGCAGATGGAAGCTGTAGGGAGTACTTGGCAGAAAACATAAACAAAGCATCGATAGTTCAACTCCTCCTATGCAACCAAATGAAGTCCAACAGCAGTGCAATCACTTTGCTGAGTGAGATGGTTTGTCTCAACAG AACAACACAGATTATTACCTTCCTGAAGGAATTCAGAAATGCCGGTTATATGAATGCAATGCATGTTCTATTGGTTTATCTGCAACAAGCGCCTAATGAACAGCGTCCACTAGCTGCAGCTCTTCTACTGCAGCTTGATCAACTG GGAGATCCTTTGCGGCATAGTATGTACAGAGAAGATGCAGTTGATGCTCTAATCACAGCCTTGGAACACAATTTACACAACAGAAAGATCCAAGAGAAGTGCAGCAGAGCTCTTTTGCTCTTGGCAGGCAGATTCTCTCATTCCGGGGAGGACACCGCTGAGGCATGGTTGCTAAGGAGAGCAGGTCTACAAGACAGTTTTTCAGACTCATTTAGAAGCAGAGAGATATTTTTAGATGAAACTGTGAGACCG gaagaagaagaaaaagcgaCTGAAGAGTGGCTAAGGAAGTTGGCCATCACCTTGCTTACCAGTGGTAATAAAAGGTTCTTAGTGGCACTTTCAAATTGCATATCTGAAGGAATCCCGAGTCTCTCGCGCTCATGCCTTGTCACAGTGGCATGGATGAGCAGCTCTTTGGCTTCATGGCAGAATGCAAACCATTTGTTGTTTCATGCTTGTTCAACTCTTGCGCCGCGCTTGTTTGAAAGCCTGAGCTATCACAAAGCCCAGGAGGAGAGGGTGTTGGCTTCACTTTCCCTATTCAACTTTGTTAGATATCCAG AGTGCCTTCCTATGCTTTTTCCATTGGACAAAGAAACAGTTTGCTCACTGCAAGATCTTTCTCAAGTGACTTGGACAGCAAAAGAACTTCTTTTTGCGAGCTGCAGATGA
- the LOC121982143 gene encoding putative E3 ubiquitin-protein ligase LIN-2 isoform X2: protein MAASLRELLAQESSQLYSNRSKSTSSPLVSARRRSFDRPRRCAGQRSEPSNSNSRSTTVSAAGYDDDDPVVDEAALCGVVSVLSGYAGRFLKDADFRRRLRDKCAACIVTARKGAATHAVLTNLEMGIESIERLAEEGPYIGGAGDSKIRSLRNSIRLLSVVASLNSPRSRAGLYTCGVPNAHLSACAQLYLAVVYKIERNDRVSAKHLLQVFVDAPYLARKNLLPDLWDHFLLPHLLHLKVWYTKEVELVASWEAADREQKMKSLNMTYNDQMDAGTAQFAVYYRDWIKVDGKAPPIPTVSLPPRPSYLEPWGKRSLSLSRSSINKNLYQAVFGLSLEREETGDGILIDDAKLVSETQLAADSDSTDRGNGVHNDVGVRQRETDKVQENLISRAELIPRKSHSFRLFSCRSVPDAATVHHVPTPKKEFAVVAQKTDNNMQPLNLSKAIGLISESDNLKECEVAIHIIAKAWRDSHRDATLVTALSTSSVIEGFLEVNFTSTDDDVLELSISILAELVARNDVNRQIVLHADPQLEIFLRLLRSKNIFLKAAVVLYLLRPKAKQMLSVDWIPLVLRVMDHGDASQSLFAIKCHPRTAAFYLLDQLLTGFDVDRNVENSKQLVALGGLDLLMRRLEIGDSHETHCASILARCVRADGSCREYLAENINKASIVQLLLCNQMKSNSSAITLLSEMVCLNRTTQIITFLKEFRNAGYMNAMHVLLVYLQQAPNEQRPLAAALLLQLDQLGDPLRHSMYREDAVDALITALEHNLHNRKIQEKCSRALLLLAGRFSHSGEDTAEAWLLRRAGLQDSFSDSFRSREIFLDETVRPEEEEKATEEWLRKLAITLLTSGNKRFLVALSNCISEGIPSLSRSCLVTVAWMSSSLASWQNANHLLFHACSTLAPRLFESLSYHKAQEERVLASLSLFNFVRYPECLPMLFPLDKETVCSLQDLSQVTWTAKELLFASCR from the exons ATGGCTGCTTCTCTCCGGGAGCTCCTCGCTCAGGAAAGCTCACAGCTTTACTCCAACCGCAGTAAATCCACGAGCTCCCCACTTGTCTCCGCCAGGCGCCGGAGCTTCGACCGCCCCCGCCGCTGCGCCGGCCAACGCTCCGAACCTTCCAACTCCAATTCCAGGTCAACTACCGTGAGCGCTGCTGGATACGACGATGATGACCCGGTTGTTGACGAGGCCGCGCTCTGCGGTGTCGTTTCCGTCCTCTCCGGCTACGCCGGCCGGTTCTTGAAGGATGCTGACTTCCGGAGACGGTTGCGGGATAAATGTGCGGCGTGCATCGTCACGGCCCGGAAGGGCGCCGCCACCCATGCCGTGCTCACGAACTTGGAGATGGGGATCGAGAGCATCGAGAGGCTGGCGGAGGAAGGCCCCTACATCGGCGGCGCTGGGGACTCCAAGATCCGATCTTTGCGGAACTCCATCCGGCTGCTGAGCGTGGTGGCGTCGCTCAACTCCCCCCGGTCGCGGGCCGGCCTCTACACCTGCGGCGTGCCCAACGCCCACCTCTCCGCCTGCGCCCAACTCTACCTCGCCGTCGTGTACAAGATCGAGAGGAACGACCGCGTCTCTGCCAAGCACCTCCTCCAGGTGTTCGTGGATGCGCCCTACCTTGCGCGCAAGAACCTTCTTCCCGATCTCTGGGATCATTTCCTGCTTCCGCACCTGCTTCATCTCAAGGTGTGGTACACCAAAGAAGTGGAGCTCGTCGCCAGCTGGGAGGCGGCGGACAGGGAGCAGAAGATGAAAAGCTTGAACATGACTTACAACGATCAGATGGACGCCGGCACCGCTCAATTCGCAGTATACTACAGGGACTGGATTAAGGTTGACGGCAAGGCGCCGCCCATTCCCACCGTGTCTTTGCCACCGAGGCCCAGCTACCTCGAACCATGGGGCAAGAGATCTCTGTCTCTCTCACGGAGTTCCATCAATAAGAACCT ATATCAAGCAGTTTTTGGTCTGTCATTGGAACGAGAAGAAACTGGCGATGGCATCCTCATTGATGATGCTAAATTAGTCTCAGAAACTCAATTGGCTGCTGATTCAGATAGCACCGATCGTGGGAACGGTGTCCAT AATGATGTTGGTGTTAGGCAAAGAGAGACGGATAAAGTGCAAGAGAATTTAATCTCTAGAGCAGAATTGATACCACGCAAATCGCATTCTTTTAGGTTATTCTCATGTCGGAGTGTGCCAGATGCTGCTACCGTGCATCATGTGCCAACTCCCAAGAAGGAATTTGCAGTGGTTGCTCAAAAAACAGACAATAACATGCAACCACTGAATCTTAGCAAAGCAATTGGCTTAATTTCAGAATCTGATAATCTCAAAGAATGTGAAGTTGCAATTCACATAATTGCAAAAGCTTGGCGTGATTCACATAGAGATGCTACGCTTGTGACAGCACTGTCTACATCATCTGTGATCGAGGGCTTTCTTGAGGTAAATTTCACCTCTACAGATGATGATGTGCTAGAGTTATCTATCTCAATCTTAGCAGAGTTGGTTGCAAGAAATGACGTGAACAGACAGATAGTACTGCATGCAGATCCACAGCTTGAAATTTTCTTAAGACTGTTGAGAAGTAAAAATATATTCTTGAAGGCAGCAGTAGTCCTTTACCTGTTACGACCAAAGGCTAAGCAAATGCTATCTGTCGACTGGATACCATTGGTATTGCGGGTTATGGACCATGGCGATGCTTCGCAAAGTCTGTTTGCTATAAAATGTCATCCCCGAACGGCTGCATTCTACCTCTTAGATCAGCTTCTTACGGGCTTTGATGTGGACCGAAATGTAGAGAACTCGAAACAGTTGGTTGCTCTTGGTGGATTGGACCTGCTGATGAGAAGACTTGAAATAGGTGATTCTCATGAGACGCACTGTGCTTCAATCTTAGCAAGATGTGTCAGAGCAGATGGAAGCTGTAGGGAGTACTTGGCAGAAAACATAAACAAAGCATCGATAGTTCAACTCCTCCTATGCAACCAAATGAAGTCCAACAGCAGTGCAATCACTTTGCTGAGTGAGATGGTTTGTCTCAACAG AACAACACAGATTATTACCTTCCTGAAGGAATTCAGAAATGCCGGTTATATGAATGCAATGCATGTTCTATTGGTTTATCTGCAACAAGCGCCTAATGAACAGCGTCCACTAGCTGCAGCTCTTCTACTGCAGCTTGATCAACTG GGAGATCCTTTGCGGCATAGTATGTACAGAGAAGATGCAGTTGATGCTCTAATCACAGCCTTGGAACACAATTTACACAACAGAAAGATCCAAGAGAAGTGCAGCAGAGCTCTTTTGCTCTTGGCAGGCAGATTCTCTCATTCCGGGGAGGACACCGCTGAGGCATGGTTGCTAAGGAGAGCAGGTCTACAAGACAGTTTTTCAGACTCATTTAGAAGCAGAGAGATATTTTTAGATGAAACTGTGAGACCG gaagaagaagaaaaagcgaCTGAAGAGTGGCTAAGGAAGTTGGCCATCACCTTGCTTACCAGTGGTAATAAAAGGTTCTTAGTGGCACTTTCAAATTGCATATCTGAAGGAATCCCGAGTCTCTCGCGCTCATGCCTTGTCACAGTGGCATGGATGAGCAGCTCTTTGGCTTCATGGCAGAATGCAAACCATTTGTTGTTTCATGCTTGTTCAACTCTTGCGCCGCGCTTGTTTGAAAGCCTGAGCTATCACAAAGCCCAGGAGGAGAGGGTGTTGGCTTCACTTTCCCTATTCAACTTTGTTAGATATCCAG AGTGCCTTCCTATGCTTTTTCCATTGGACAAAGAAACAGTTTGCTCACTGCAAGATCTTTCTCAAGTGACTTGGACAGCAAAAGAACTTCTTTTTGCGAGCTGCAGATGA